One Methylocystis iwaonis genomic window, GGCGTTCTTCGCCAGCAGCGCCGAGGTCATCGCCGCCATGATCTCCGCCTTGGCGGCGTTTGCGCTCTGCCGCTCCGCCGCCACAGGAGCGGCCTGCGCCAAGGCGTCGACGAACACGGCCTTCCCCAAATTCATGGCTGAAATCGCCTCGCCGGCGCTTGCCGCCGCGACCTCGTAAATCTGCGAGCGGTCCGTGGGCGCGCCTTTGGCGACCGCCGCGCGCGTGATCGCGGCCGAGAACTGCGCATAGGCCGTCGGGATCTGGCTGATGCCGAACCGCGTCGAGGATACGATGAACATGTCGTTTGCCTGCGCTTGGTTTTCCCAAAGAGTATACTGGCAATCCCGCATTTTCCGACCGGGTCGTGAAGATGCGCACAACAAATTCGCTAGAGTTCGAGCATTCGCGGGTGAAGGCGATCATGTCTCGGCGCCGAAGAGAAAAGCCCGCAGCTTTTGCTCCAACGCGGCTTTGTCCTTGAGCTCGCATTCCCACACAATGAGCGCCCGCCAGCCCTGCGCCGTCAGACGCGCCTGATGCGCAGCGTCGCGCGCGACATTGCGCGCGATTTTCGCGCGCCAATAATCGGCGTTGGCCTTCGGCATACGGGCGCCGCGCGCGCAATCATGCCCGTGCCAGAAACAGCCATGAACGAAGATCACCTGCTTGCGGCCGACATAAGCAATGTCGGGATTGCCGGGGACGTCCTTGCGATGCAGGCGGTAGCCCGGCGCGAAGCCTCGCAGCAAGGCGCGGACTTTCAGCTCGGGAGTTGTGTCGCGCGATTTGACCGCGCGCATGATGGCGGAGCGTTGGGCGGGGGATTCTTTTGCATTCATATGAGAGCCCCCTCCCCAACCCTCCCCCGCTTCGCGGGAGAGGGAGCAGCTACCGGCCTTCATCGGCGCGGCTGATCATGAGCGTCCCCTCTCCCGCGAAGCGGGGGAGGGACAGGGAGGGGGTCAAGCCGCTTCCCTGATTACGCCCGC contains:
- a CDS encoding very short patch repair endonuclease, which translates into the protein MNAKESPAQRSAIMRAVKSRDTTPELKVRALLRGFAPGYRLHRKDVPGNPDIAYVGRKQVIFVHGCFWHGHDCARGARMPKANADYWRAKIARNVARDAAHQARLTAQGWRALIVWECELKDKAALEQKLRAFLFGAET